A window of the Methanobrevibacter ruminantium genome harbors these coding sequences:
- a CDS encoding sensor histidine kinase: MNKLANGKKRFGIIRWAIILAVIVDCLAVFSYLVTIAIRYYLFGTASDNVFIWSLTIYQIMGSLCGIIIAVISEILYRRMGKLLNGMNEVSNGNLDVELSLDHSGEYRVMYENFNHMVRELKNADEQQKQFMKDFSHEFKTPIHSIKGVAEYLSENDLPREEEKEYLKLMVKEAERLAKLSQNTLLLSKLDNMEIIKNKKKFRLDDQIRNCAILMLHQFEEKRIQLNVQLPKIFFWGNEELLQEVWINLLENARKYSPQDSVVSIIGKAIDGHISIEIRDEGQGMDDDTKKHIFDRYYQGDSSHETMGFGLGLSIVKRIVELSNGSITVESKVGEGSTIYIYFK, from the coding sequence ATGAATAAATTAGCAAATGGAAAGAAAAGATTTGGAATAATTCGTTGGGCGATTATTCTAGCTGTAATAGTTGATTGTCTGGCCGTTTTTTCCTATTTGGTAACAATAGCAATTAGATATTATTTGTTCGGAACTGCAAGTGACAATGTATTTATTTGGAGTTTGACAATTTACCAAATAATGGGTTCTTTGTGCGGAATTATTATTGCTGTTATTTCTGAAATTTTATACCGCAGAATGGGAAAATTATTGAATGGAATGAATGAGGTGTCGAATGGGAATCTGGATGTGGAACTTTCGTTGGATCATTCAGGTGAGTACAGGGTAATGTATGAAAATTTTAATCATATGGTACGTGAATTAAAAAATGCTGATGAACAACAAAAACAATTTATGAAGGACTTTTCACATGAGTTTAAAACTCCGATTCATTCTATAAAGGGGGTTGCTGAGTATTTATCAGAAAATGATCTTCCAAGAGAAGAGGAAAAAGAGTATTTGAAATTAATGGTGAAGGAAGCAGAGCGTTTGGCTAAACTATCTCAAAATACGCTTCTTCTTTCAAAACTAGATAATATGGAGATTATCAAAAATAAGAAAAAATTTCGTCTTGATGATCAGATTCGAAATTGTGCAATTCTTATGCTTCATCAATTTGAAGAGAAAAGAATTCAACTAAATGTACAGCTTCCAAAAATATTTTTTTGGGGAAATGAAGAATTATTACAAGAGGTATGGATAAATCTATTAGAAAATGCTCGCAAATACTCTCCTCAGGATTCAGTTGTTTCAATAATTGGAAAAGCAATTGATGGACATATTAGTATAGAGATCAGAGATGAAGGACAAGGAATGGATGATGATACAAAAAAACACATATTTGATCGATATTATCAAGGAGATTCTTCACATGAAACAATGGGATTTGGGTTAGGTCTTTCCATTGTAAAACGTATTGTTGAACTGAGTAATGGATCAATAACAGTGGAGAGCAAAGTAGGAGAAGGATCCACAATATATATTTATTTTAAGTAA